A single bacterium DNA region contains:
- the gatE gene encoding Glu-tRNA(Gln) amidotransferase subunit GatE, producing MKDYTNMDDCKNCNCPQMPVDYHEIGLIVGLEVHQQLLTQRKMFCRCPAGLYTKEHDAAILRHMRPTLSELGVFDGAALMEFKTKKQIIYLLHNKNTCTYEMDDTPPFLMNEEALDISIEQCLMLNMDIVDEVHVARKQYLDGSIPTGFQRTAIVGVNGNIPFKNRDLGIIQVSIEEDSCREVSDKGHLIVWRTDRLGMPLVEIVTQPQLYTPEEVEEAILFIGRICRSTNHVRYGIGASRQDVNVSVRGGRRVEIKGIPRARIAARVVHGEAIRQVNLLKLMDELHTRGFNTPEEVRAKITHFDVTDKFINSELAFLTSEGWEMFIKSDERRPDLELGKGKFVVRAVKLEGLAGTLDWKTQPGKNFSDELRGRIRVVSCLDQRPIIIHSEDLSGFDAARPSIKTIMKEDDCKEDDSLIIIWGPEDDVLSACEEIYNRYVDAIDGIPPETRQGFADGHTDFERILPGPNRMYPDTDSPPIRITRDRIEGITAGLQRQPWIREEEYSNARIPINTTYYLIRRGWANIVDAVVEDTGADLKMAGIFFGEKLKSLHRKGVKVDTIPKDKWINLFREFAKKLELAENWDNLVRMVANSPKIPVSQIIDGIMHSIDIENWRDFANKALTEIESIAQKSNEEVLIKLSMAKTMHIYRGIVSGREIEKYFRKTIADKSSINN from the coding sequence ATGAAAGATTATACTAATATGGACGATTGTAAGAACTGTAATTGTCCCCAAATGCCCGTGGATTATCATGAAATAGGTTTAATAGTTGGACTCGAAGTTCATCAACAGCTTTTAACTCAACGAAAGATGTTCTGTCGATGCCCAGCAGGACTCTATACTAAAGAACACGACGCAGCTATTCTGAGACACATGCGTCCAACCCTTTCGGAGTTGGGAGTCTTTGATGGTGCGGCACTTATGGAGTTTAAAACCAAGAAACAGATTATATATCTGCTTCACAACAAAAACACATGCACCTATGAGATGGATGATACCCCGCCTTTTCTCATGAACGAGGAAGCTCTTGATATATCAATCGAGCAATGCCTTATGTTAAATATGGATATTGTTGACGAGGTGCATGTTGCCCGGAAACAATATCTCGATGGTTCGATTCCCACCGGTTTCCAACGGACAGCTATTGTTGGTGTAAACGGAAATATACCTTTCAAGAACAGAGATTTAGGCATCATTCAGGTTAGCATCGAGGAAGATTCTTGCCGAGAAGTCTCTGATAAAGGGCACCTTATCGTTTGGCGAACAGACCGCCTTGGAATGCCTTTAGTCGAGATAGTAACACAACCTCAGCTCTACACTCCAGAGGAGGTCGAAGAGGCAATACTGTTTATCGGCAGAATTTGTCGATCCACCAATCATGTTCGCTATGGAATCGGTGCGAGCAGACAGGATGTTAATGTTTCGGTTCGTGGTGGAAGACGTGTGGAAATCAAGGGTATTCCGCGCGCAAGAATCGCGGCCAGGGTAGTTCATGGCGAGGCTATTCGCCAAGTCAACTTGCTTAAACTCATGGACGAACTTCATACTCGTGGATTTAACACTCCAGAAGAAGTCCGCGCAAAAATAACGCATTTCGATGTTACTGATAAATTCATAAACTCAGAGCTTGCCTTTTTAACATCCGAGGGATGGGAAATGTTCATTAAATCCGACGAACGCAGGCCGGATTTGGAACTCGGCAAAGGCAAGTTTGTTGTTCGTGCAGTGAAACTCGAAGGGCTTGCGGGAACGCTCGATTGGAAAACCCAACCGGGCAAGAACTTCTCTGACGAACTTCGAGGTAGAATCCGCGTGGTGAGTTGTCTCGATCAGCGACCGATAATAATACACAGCGAGGATTTAAGCGGTTTCGACGCTGCTAGGCCATCTATTAAAACAATCATGAAAGAGGATGACTGCAAAGAGGATGATTCTCTTATAATTATATGGGGTCCCGAAGATGACGTATTATCGGCATGCGAGGAGATTTATAATCGCTACGTCGATGCTATCGATGGTATTCCCCCCGAAACACGACAGGGATTCGCCGATGGACATACAGATTTCGAGCGCATTCTTCCCGGTCCCAACAGGATGTATCCTGATACCGATAGCCCGCCGATTCGAATCACTCGCGACAGAATTGAAGGAATAACAGCCGGTCTTCAACGTCAACCGTGGATTCGCGAGGAAGAATATTCCAATGCGAGAATACCGATTAATACAACCTATTACCTAATTAGAAGAGGCTGGGCGAATATAGTCGATGCTGTTGTCGAGGACACAGGTGCAGATTTAAAGATGGCGGGTATATTCTTCGGCGAGAAATTGAAAAGCCTTCACCGAAAAGGGGTGAAGGTTGACACTATTCCGAAAGATAAGTGGATTAACCTTTTCCGCGAGTTCGCCAAAAAACTGGAACTTGCCGAAAATTGGGATAATCTCGTCCGTATGGTTGCGAATTCGCCCAAGATACCAGTTTCGCAAATTATCGATGGGATAATGCATTCGATCGATATTGAAAATTGGAGAGACTTTGCAAATAAAGCACTCACTGAAATTGAGAGTATAGCACAAAAATCCAACGAAGAAGTATTAATTAAACTCTCTATGGCCAAGACTATGCACATATACCGTGGTATCGTTTCAGGACGCGAAATTGAAAAATACTTTCGTAAAACGATTGCGGACAAATCATCAATAAATAATTAG